One Rosa chinensis cultivar Old Blush chromosome 5, RchiOBHm-V2, whole genome shotgun sequence genomic region harbors:
- the LOC112202321 gene encoding receptor-like protein EIX2: MDSFCPNLFKPTSYRFLVKNVAHYLLFVILASSYLHTTKLCLGDGLPSGVRSSSCIEEERRALLTFKGDVTDHSGRLSSWVGQDCCRWKGISCNNRTGHVARMDLRNLNYDGFYREAALGGKINPSLLIFKNLRYLDLSGNDFQGCRIPNFFGKLQSLRYLNLSYNSFVGEIPPALGNLSNLNYLDLNSVYRGLSSKNLNWLSHLSSLKYLNLGGVDLSSTGVSWLHDVNMLPSLLELHLSFCEIQNLPHYSQLPSVNFTSRLLVLDISGNNINSSFPSWFFNLTNLKRLDASFNLFGSFPVEFANLKSLEDLDFSGSSLGDIRSFGQIPKVIGTLCSLRILDLSSNLFNGSLENVLNGFSNGTSYRLGLLENLKELDLSGNQFSGSIPQSISNLSSLEKLDISDNNFNGSIPESLGQLSQLVHLDLSDNSLEGNLNEAHFRTLTKLESFAVCSQYEPVTGCLIFNMAHDWVPPFQLNSIDIAGCRVGPAFGVWLQSQTELTEVTLCNTSISDFIPEEWFLKISFQLTSLDLSNNQIRGKLPFHMYSPSLRYIDLSHNQFEGPLPHWSSDAAKYLALESNLFSGPILSNYDQLLPNLVGLYLSDNPLNGSIPPSVCNLSSLETLTLRSNHLSGEFPQGWSLWPNIETVDVSDNNLSGNFTSSMGVPSSLRVLDLSKNNFGGQIPSSLFQNCSGLVSIDLGGNRFTGSIPLQTRPNVSYDFYMLRLRSNSLSGHIPHQLCSLPSIHIIDLAHNKFSGTIPKCLYNLTSLADVDDLFMYSEEHEFTYHETASLTLKGQELAYNTTLDLVKIIDFSSNNLEGEIPDEVSSLIALGTLNLSRNQITGNIPSKIGNLQQLETLDLSHNHLSGQIPQSFSSLTSLSHLNLSFNNLSGRIPSGNQLQTLTDSSIYEGNPSLCGVPLSTVCPGDGAADPDDGDHNDDDVDENGKFGIVVSAVLGFIIGFWSVCGTLVMKKSWRYAYFRFFDNIKEKAALPIALRVARWQRRT; encoded by the coding sequence ATGGATAGCTTCTGTCCAAACCTATTCAAGCCTACCAGCTATCGCTTCCTCGTCAAAAATGTTGCTCACTACTTGCTCTTTGTTATTCTGGCATCTTCATATCTGCACACTACTAAACTGTGTTTGGGAGATGGACTTCCGAGTGGTGTGAGATCATCATCATGCATCGAGGAAGAGAGACGAGCGCTTCTCACCTTCAAAGGAGATGTTACTGATCATTCCGGTAGGCTTTCTTCTTGGGTGGGTCAGGATTGCTGCCGATGGAAAGGGATTTCGTGCAACAACCGTACTGGTCATGTTGCAAGGATGGACCTCCGAAACCTGAATTATGATGGCTTCTACAGGGAGGCTGCTTTGGGGGGTAAGATTAATCCTTCTTTGCTTATCTTTAAGAACTTACGTTACCTTGATCTAAGCGGAAACGATTTTCAAGGATGTCGAATTCCTAACTTCTTTGGGAAGCTTCAAAGTTTGAGGTATCTCAATCTCTCATATAATTCATTTGTGGGAGAGATTCCCCCAGCTCTTGGTAACCTCTCAAACTTGAACTATCTTGACCTCAATTCTGTTTATCGCGGTCTTTCTTCCAAAAACTTGAATTGGCTTTCTCATCTCTCTTCCCTAAAGTACCTCAATCTTGGAGGTGTGGACCTTAGCAGCACAGGAGTAAGTTGGCTACATGATGTCAACATGCTTCCTTCACTCTTAGAGTTGCATTTGTCTTTTTGCGAAATTCAAAACCTTCCACACTACTCCCAGCTTCCGTCAGTGAACTTCACATCCCGCCTATTGGTTCTTGATATATCAGGGAATAATATTAATTCTTCATTTCCCAGCTGGTTTTTTAATCTTACCAACCTCAAAAGACTTGATGCATCTTTCAATTTGTTCGGGTCCTTCCCTGTTGAATTTGCAAACCTCAAGTCTTTGGAAGACCTTGATTTCAGTGGAAGTTCTCTCGGGGATATTAGATCTTTCGGTCAAATTCCCAAAGTCATTGGTACTTTGTGCAGCCTAAGGATATTAGATCTTTCGTCGAACTTATTCAATGGTAGTTTGGAAAATGTTTTGAATGGTTTCTCAAATGGTACAAGTTATAGATTAGGACTGCTAGAAAATCTGAAGGAACTTGACCTCAGTGGGAACCAATTTTCTGGTTCAATTCCACAGTCTATTAGTAATTTATCATCCTTGGAAAAACTAGACATCTCGGATAATAATTTCAATGGGTCCATTCCTGAAAGTTTGGGACAGCTCTCTCAGCTAGTTCACCTCGATCTATCTGATAATTCGTTGGAAGGCAATCTAAATGAAGCCCATTTCCGAACTCTCACAAAGTTGGAGTCTTTTGCAGTCTGTAGCCAATACGAGCCCGTGACTGGGTGCCTCATTTTTAACATGGCTCATGACTGGGTTCCTCCTTTCCAACTTAATTCAATCGACATTGCCGGATGCAGAGTAGGTCCTGCCTTTGGGGTATGGCTTCAGTCTCAAACTGAATTAACGGAAGTCACGCTTTGTAATACTTCAATCTCAGATTTCATACCAGAGGAATGGTTCTTGAAGATATCTTTCCAACTCACATCGCTGGATTTATCTAACAACCAAATTCGTGGAAAGCTTCCATTTCACATGTACTCCCCGTCTTTGAGGTACATAGATTTGAGTCATAATCAATTTGAGGGCCCTCTCCCACATTGGTCTAGTGATGCTGCCAAATATCTCGCTCTTGAAAGCAATTTATTTTCCGGGCCAATTCTCTCAAATTATGATCAATTGTTGCCTAACTTGGTAGGATTGTATCTATCTGACAATCCTCTGAATGGTAGTATACCACCCTCTGTGTGCAACCTGTCAAGTTTGGAGACCCTTACGTTAAGAAGCAATCACTTGTCCGGAGAATTCCCTCAAGGATGGAGTCTTTGGCCAAATATAGAAACTGTAGATGTCTCAGACAACAATTTGTCTGGCAATTTCACCAGTTCAATGGGTGTTCCAAGCTCACTAAGGGTATTGGATCTGAGCAAAAACAATTTCGGGGGTCAAATTCCTTCTTCTCTATTCCAAAACTGCAGCGGGTTGGTGAGTATTGATCTTGGAGGCAATAGATTTACTGGAAGCATACCTTTACAGACAAGACCAAATGTATCATATGATTTTTATATGCTAAGATTGCGATCCAACTCTTTAAGCGGACATATCCCCCATCAACTGTGCTCTCTTCCATCTATTCATATCATAGACCTTGCCCACAACAAATTTTCAGGGACCATTCCCAAGTGTTTGTATAATCTGACTTCTTTGGCCGACGTTGATGACCTTTTTATGTACAGCGAAGAACACGAATTCACATATCATGAGACGGCCAGCTTGACATTGAAGGGACAAGAACTCGCATATAACACCACTCTGGATTTGGTGAAAATCATTGATTTCTCATCAAACAACTTAGAAGGTGAAATCCCTGACGAAGTAAGCAGCCTCATTGCATTGGGCACGTTGAATTTGTCAAGAAATCAAATAACTGGAAACATTCCCTCAAAGATTGGAAACTTGCAGCAGCTGGAAACTCTTGATCTCTCACACAATCACCTCTCCGGACAGATTCCTCAAAGTTTCTCTTCACTAACCTCTCTGTCTCACTTGAACTTGTCTTTCAACAACTTGTCCGGAAGAATTCCTTCAGGCAACCAACTTCAAACACTCACTGATTCATCCATTTACGAAGGCAATCCATCCTTGTGTGGGGTCCCTCTTTCAACTGTCTGCCCGGGAGATGGCGCAGCTGACCCTGACGATGGTGatcataatgatgatgatgttgaTGAGAATGGGAAGTTTGGTATCGTTGTTAGCGCTGTCCTCGGCTTCATCATAGGCTTCTGGAGTGTCTGTGGCACATTGGTTATGAAGAAATCATGGAGGTATGCCTATTTTCGATTCTTTGATAACATAAAGGAGAAGGCAGCATTACCAATTGCATTGAGAGTGGCTCGTTGGCAAAGGAGGACTTGA
- the LOC112202323 gene encoding zinc finger CCCH domain-containing protein 37 isoform X2 — protein MPNPARPASNAPLKVPLVAPSESLPERPGAPDCPYFLKTQRCKFGLRCKFNHPKDKLATAGASENGDVYALPERPSEPACAFYLKTGQCKYGATCKFNHPKDIQIPSATQENKSGETETDLKTEGSEVAVKPLVSFTPALLYNSKELPVRPGEADCPFYLKTGSCKYGATCRYNHPDRYDINPPVAAISYPLSAPSVAGFNIGVANPAAFTYQTLAQPTVGVSPTVYPQRFGQAECEYYMKTGECKYGAQCRFHHPIDRPAVALSTTKPSQQENVKLTLAGLPRREGAVICVYYLKTGTCKYGATCRFDHPPPGEVVAMAASQAKSDSTGGKA, from the exons GTTCCACTTGTTGCTCCAAGTGAGTCCCTTCCCGAGAGACCTGGAGCGCCAGATTGTCCA TACTTTTTAAAAACTCAAAGATGCAAGTTTGGTCTTAGATGCAAGTTTAATCATCCAAAGGACAAACTGGCCACTGCG GGTGCTTCAGAAAATGGTGATGTTTATGCCTTACCCGAGAGGCCTTCTGAACCTGCATGTGCA TTCTACTTGAAAACTGGGCAATGCAAGTATGGTGCAACCTGCAAATTTAATCACCCAAAAGACATCCAGATACCATCAGCCACTCAAGAGAATAAATCTGGCGAAACTGAGACAGATCTTAAGACGGAGGGCAGTGAAGTTGCTGTGAAGCCTCTTGTTTCATTCACTCCAGCACTATTATATAACTCCAAAGAGCTTCCTGTAAGACCG GGTGAAGCTGATTGTCCATTCTACCTGAAAACTGGAAG CTGCAAGTATGGGGCCACTTGCCGGTACAATCACCCTGATAGATATG ATATCAATCCACCTGTTGCTGCAATCAGCTATCCTCTTTCGGCGCCTTCAGTTGCAGGTTTTAACATAGGAGTTGCTAATCCAGCTGCCTTCACTTATCAAACTTTGGCACAACCAACG GTGGGAGTGAGCCCTACTGTTTATCCTCAGCGATTTGGACAGGCTGAGTGTGAA TACTATATGAAGACTGGGGAATGTAAGTATGGTGCACAATGCAGATTCCATCACCCGATTGATAGGCCAGCAGTGGCGTTGTCAACAACAAAGCCATCTCAACAAGAAAATGTGAAGCTAACGCTTGCTGGACTTCCTAGGAGAGAG GGTGCCGTTATCTGTGTGTATTACCTTAAAACTGGCACATGCAAGTATGGTGCAACCTGCAGATTTGACCACCCACCTCCTGGCGAAGTTGTAGCAATGGCAGCTTCACAAGCAAAATCTGATTCAACTGGAGGAAAAGCATAA